The following coding sequences lie in one Pseudomonas sp. B33.4 genomic window:
- a CDS encoding murein L,D-transpeptidase catalytic domain family protein yields the protein MLTFLRRLLLTTATLVAVSSPVFAAGKPSPVLYNSLAHAAPELNPQALKGALNAMQCAVNSGAKPSRHLAIIDYSQPSTERRLWIFDLSKRKLVLRDLVAHGSNSGENFATQFSNVEGSYQSSLGLFRTQESYSGTHGYSLRMDGLEPGFNDMARDRAIVIHAASYVNPLWSKKQGRIGRSQGCPAVRPQIAKQVIDRLKNGQFMFSWYPDQRWLKSSPYLNCQPQQVASILNTHAS from the coding sequence ATGTTGACGTTTTTGCGCCGACTTCTGTTGACCACCGCGACCCTTGTCGCCGTGTCCAGTCCCGTTTTTGCCGCCGGCAAACCATCGCCGGTTCTCTACAACAGCCTCGCGCACGCCGCGCCAGAACTCAATCCCCAGGCGCTGAAAGGTGCCCTGAACGCCATGCAATGCGCGGTCAACAGCGGTGCGAAACCGTCCCGCCATCTGGCGATCATCGATTATTCGCAACCGTCCACCGAACGCCGCCTATGGATTTTCGACCTGAGCAAACGGAAATTGGTGCTGCGCGATCTGGTCGCCCACGGCTCCAACTCCGGGGAAAATTTCGCCACGCAGTTCTCCAATGTCGAAGGCAGCTACCAGTCCAGCCTCGGCCTGTTCCGCACGCAGGAAAGCTACAGCGGCACCCACGGTTATTCACTGCGCATGGACGGTCTGGAGCCGGGCTTCAATGACATGGCCCGCGATCGCGCGATCGTCATTCACGCCGCCAGTTATGTGAATCCGTTGTGGAGCAAGAAACAGGGGCGCATCGGCCGCAGTCAGGGTTGCCCGGCGGTTCGGCCACAGATTGCCAAGCAGGTGATCGACCGGTTGAAGAATGGCCAGTTCATGTTTTCGTGGTACCCGGATCAGCGCTGGTTGAAGTCTTCGCCGTATCTCAACTGCCAGCCGCAGCAGGTGGCGAGCATCCTCAATACCCACGCGAGCTGA